The following proteins are encoded in a genomic region of Syngnathus acus chromosome 22, fSynAcu1.2, whole genome shotgun sequence:
- the LOC119116419 gene encoding cleavage and polyadenylation specificity factor subunit 3, with product MASKRKVEIAVPAEESDQLHIRPLGAGQEVGRSCIILEFKGRKIMLDCGIHPGLEGMDALPYIDLIDPAEIDLLLISHFHLDHCGALPWFLQKTSFKGRTFMTHATKAIYRWLLSDYVKVSNISADDMLYTETDLEESMDKIETINFHEVKEVAGIKFWCYHAGHVLGAAMFMIEIAGVKLLYTGDFSRQEDRHLMAAEIPSVKPDILIIESTYGTHIHEKREEREARFCNTVHDIVNREGRCLIPVFALGRAQELLLILDEYWQNHPELHDIPIYYASSLAKKCMAVYQTYVNAMNDKIRKAININNPFVFKHISNLKSMDHFDDIGPSVVMASPGMMQSGLSRELFESWCTDKRNGVIIAGYCVEGTLAKHIMSEPEEITTMSGQKLQLKMSVDYISFSAHTDYQQTSEFIRALKPPHVILVHGEQNEMARLKAALIREYEDNEQVHIEVHNPRNTESVTLNFRGEKLAKVMGSLADQKCVQGQRVSGILVKKNFNYHILNPSDLSLYTELSMSTVKQTQAIPFTGPYSLLVCHLRNLTGDVEELDGTEKKTLKIFQSITLIHEIGMVLLEWIANPLNDMYADAITTVVLEVQSNPKAQKVMESQSSILDMDIFQSRLEVMLQDMFGQDCVDISDGQNISVTVDGKTVNICLETRSVSYEDEDTEDDSLRELVEQAVQRLFDALNPITSIMPSLK from the exons ATGGCTTCAAAACGCAAAGTGGAGATTGCCGTTCCGGCAGAGGAGAGTGATCAGCTTCATATTCGTCCGCT GGGTGCTGGGCAGGAGGTTGGGAGGTCTTGTATTATACTGGAATTCAAAGGGAGAAAAATTATG CTGGACTGTGGTATCCATCCCGGCTTAGAGGGAATGGATGCCCTCCCTTATATAGACTTGATCGACCCAGCGGAGATTGACCTGCTGCTCATCAGCCA TTTCCACCTTGATCACTGTGGGGCTCTACCTTGGTTCCTCCAGAAGACCAGCTTCAAAGGCAGAACCTTCATGACCCACGCCACCAAGGCTATCTACCGATGGCTCCTGTCAGACTACGTCAAAGTCAG CAACATTTCTGCAGACGACATGCTATACACCGAGACGGACCTGGAGGAGAGCATGGATAAGATTGAGACCATTAACTTCCACGAGGTCAAGGAGGTGGCGGGGATCAAGTTCTGGTGCTACCATGCCGGCCATGTGCTGGGAGCTGCCATGTTTATGATTGAAATAGCCGGAGTCAAG CTGCTGTACACAGGCGACTTCTCACGACAGGAAGACAGGCACCTCATGGCGGCCGAGATCCCTAGCGTCAAACCGGACATTTTAATCATT GAGTCCACCTACGGCACGCATATCCACGAGAAGCGCGAAGAGCGCGAGGCTCGCTTTTGCAACACGGTGCACGACATCGTCAACAGGGAGGGCCGCTGTCTGATCCCCGTGTTCGCTTTGGGCCGAGCTCAGGAACTGCTGCTCATACTGG ACGAGTATTGGCAGAACCATCCGGAGCTCCACGACATCCCCATCTACTACGCCTCGTCCCTGGCCAAGAAGTGCATGGCCGTGTACCAGACTTACGTCAACGCCATGAACGACAAGATCCGCAAGGCCATCAACATAAACAACCCTTTTGTCTTCAAGCACATTAGCAACCTCAAG AGCATGGACCACTTTGACGACATCGGTCCCAGTGTGGTGATGGCGTCCCCTGGCATGATGCAGAGCGGCCTTTCCAGGGAGCTCTTCGAAAGTTGGTGCACAGACAAGAGGAACGGCGTTATCATCGCTGGATACTGTGTGGAGGGAACACTGGCAAAG CACATCATGTCCGAGCCGGAGGAGATCACCACCATGTCGGGACAGAAGCTGCAGCTGAAGATGTCAGTGGACTACATCTCCTTCTCGGCCCATACGGACTACCAGCAGACCAGCGAGTTCATCCGCGCTCTCAAACCTCCACATGTG ATCTTGGTCCACGGCGAGCAGAACGAGATGGCCCGCCTGAAAGCGGCGCTTATCCGAGAGTACGAGGACAACGAGCAGGTTCACATCGAAGTCCACAACCCTCGCAACACAGAGTCCGTCACCCTCAACTTCAGGGGAGAAAAACTGGCCAAG GTGATGGGCTCTCTGGCAGATCAAAAATGCGTTCAGGGTCAGAGAGTGTCGGGCATTCTGGTGAAGAAGAACTTCAACTACCACATCCTCAATCCCTCTGACCTTTCAC tgTACACAGAGCTGTCCATGAGCACAGTGAAGCAAACCCAAGCCATCCCCTTCACCGGACCCTACTCGCTGCTCGTCTGCCACCTTAGGAACCTTACAG GTGATGTAGAAGAGCTCGACGGCACCGAGAAGAAAACCCTGAAGATCTTCCAAAGTATCACTCTGATCCATGAAATTGGCATGGTTCTGCTTGAG TGGATCGCCAACCCTCTTAACGACATGTACGCCGACGCCATCACCACTGTGGTGCTGGAGGTCCAGTCCAATCCGAAGGCTCAGAAAG TCATGGAAAGCCAGAGTTCCATTTTGGACATGGACATCTTTCAAAGTCGACTTGAAGTCATGTTGCA GGACATGTTTGGACAAGACTGCGTGGACATCAGCGACGGTCAAAACATCTCGGTGACCGTCGACGGCAAGACGGTGAACATTTGCTTGGAAACACGG TCGGTGAGCTACGAGGACGAGGACACAGAAGACGATTCCTTGAGGGAGCTGGTGGAGCAAGCAGTGCAGCGCCTATTTGACGCCCTCAACCCCATCACATCAATCATGCCATCACTTAAGTGA
- the itgb1bp1 gene encoding integrin beta-1-binding protein 1, producing MFRKVKKRHSSSSSQSSEISTKSKSVDSSLGGLSRSSTVASLDTDSTKSSGNNSSETCAEFRVKYVGAIEKLQFDMSKMLQEPLDLINYIDAAQQDGKLPFVPGDKEMILFVSKHGVKVASLDQCDVLHRHPLYLIVRMLCYDDGLGAGKNLLALKTTDPEQEGCTIWVYQCISSEQAQSICKVLSASFDCVVASDKL from the exons ATGTTTCGCAAGGTGAAAAAGCGCCACAGCAGCAGTAGCTCTCAAAGCAGTGAGATCAGCACCAAAAGTAAG TCTGTAGACTCCAGTTTGGGAGGACTATCCAGGTCCAGCACAGTCGCCAGCCTCGACACAGACTCTACCAAGAGCTCGG GAAACAACTCATCCGAAACGTGCGCAGAGTTCCGGGTGAAGTATGTGGGAGCCATTGAGAAGTTGCAGTTTGACATGAGCAAGATGCTCCAGGAACCTCTTGACCTCATTAACTACATTGATGCGGCACag CAAGATGGAAAGCTGCCATTTGTACCAGGAGACAAGGAAATGATCCTGTTTGTGTCGAAACACGGAGTCAAAGTGGCCTCGTTGGACCAATGT GATGTGTTGCATCGCCACCCGCTCTACCTGATCGTGCGCATGCTTTGCTACGACGACGGCCTCGGCGCGGGGAAGAACCTCCTGGCCCTCAAAACCACCGACCCCGAACAGGAAGGGTGCACCATCTGGGTTTACCAGTGCATCAGCTCT GAGCAGGCTCAGTCCATCTGCAAGGTACTCTCAGCTTCCTTTGACTGTGTAGTCGCATCAGACAAGTTGTGA
- the iah1 gene encoding isoamyl acetate-hydrolyzing esterase 1 homolog, producing the protein MSKLKTLTWPQVVLFGDSITQGSFQVNGWGAGIADKLARKCDVINRGLSGYNSRWGRIVLPRILHQDKSENIAAVTVFFGANDCALQDKNPQQHVPLHEYSENLKSMSSYLTKVGVPAGKVIFITPAPINEAAWEKECKLKGCPLNRLNSVAGQYAQACVQAASQCGVDVLDLWTLMQKDGQDFTVYLSDGLHLSAKGNQFVMQHLWELLESKVAHLPLILPYWGDVDVGSPENSLLCDP; encoded by the exons ATGTCCAAATTGAAAACTTTAACCTGGCCTCAGGTGGTTCTGTTCGGGGATTCCATCACACAG GGTTCCTTCCAAGTGAACGGATGGGGTGCAGGCATCGCAGATAAATTAGCAAG GAAGTGTGACGTAATCAACAGAGGGTTGTCGGGCTACAACTCCCGATGGGGAAGGATTGTTCTTCCTCGTATACTGCATCAGGACAAGTCGGAAAACATCGCAGCAGTTACTGTCTTCTTTGGAGCCAACGACTGCGCCCTGCAAG ATAAAAACCCTCAGCAACATGTCCCTCTGCACGAGTACTCGGAGAACCTGAAGTCAATGAGCAGCTACCTGACCAAGGTGGGGGTCCCTGCAGGCAAAGTCATCTTCATAACCCCTGCTCCCATCAATGAAGCAGCCTGGGAGAAAGAATGCAAGCTGAAAG GTTGTCCTCTCAATCGACTGAACTCCGTGGCGGGCCAGTACGCTCAAGCGTGCGTCCAAGCGGCTTCTCAATGCGGTGTTGACGTCTTAGACTTGTGGACGCTCATGCAAAAAGACGGACAG GACTTCACAGTCTACCTGTCGgatggcctccacctgtctGCAAAAGGCAACCAGTTTGTGATGCAGCACCTTTGGGAGCTGCTGGAGAGCAAAGTGGCTCATCTGCCCTTGATCCTGCCCTATTGGGGGGATGTGGACGTTGGGAGCCCCGAGAACAGTCTGCTGTGTGACCCGTAA
- the LOC119116421 gene encoding dnaJ homolog subfamily C member 30, mitochondrial-like, with the protein MAEVILRCSRSTVNISPKICNYFPPKSPGKHEEGLRDDKRAGHGHTSVSWGHGDYLGIFFPQSSARPGSCWGHLTFIRTYANGTREEPLYRSKTGYYDILGVSPTATQAQIKTAYYKLCFLYHPDRNAGNDDATVRFSDISEAYSVLGHKGLRKKYDLGLLSLLDLTNKTQVRPSAANPPGGGSSAAAGGRNAAVDPRSTIFDFDKFLRSHYGDQLQRDRDIRKRKEEMLKKQQESLGERNKESTMEVGVVMMLVAAMVLLITLRGVSR; encoded by the exons ATGGCGGAGGTCATACTTCGCTGTAGCAGAAGCACTGTCAACATTTCGCCCAAAATATGCAACTATTTTCCACCGAAATCTCCTGGGAAGCACGAAGAAG ggCTGAGGGATGACAAAAGAGCAGGTCATGGACATACTTCTGTATCTTGGGGCCACGGAGACTATCTAGGGATTTTCTTCCCTCAAAGCAGCGCCCGTCCAGGCTCTTGCTGGGGACATTTAACCTTTATTAGGACTTATGCCAATGGCACCAGAGAGGAGCCTCTTTACAGAAGCAAAACCGGCTACTACGACATCCTCGGCGTGTCTCCCACGGCCACCCAAGCGCAGATCAAAACCGCCTACTACAAACTGTGCTTCCTCTACCACCCGGACAGAAACGCCGGAAACGATGATGCCACCGTCCGCTTCTCAGACATCAGCGAGGCCTACTCAGTGCTGGGCCACAAGGGCCTGCGAAAGAAGTATGACCTTGGCCTCTTGAGTCTGCTCGACCTGACCAACAAGACCCAGGTCAGACCCTCCGCCGCCAATCCCCCCGGAGGAGGGAGCTCAGCGGCAGCAGGAGGGAGGAACGCGGCAGTGGACCCCCGGAGTACCatatttgactttgacaagtTCCTTCGCTCGCATTACGGCGACCAGCTCCAGAGGGACAGAGACATTCGAAAACGGAAGGAGGAGATGCTGAAGAAACAGCAGGAGTCGCTGGGCGAGAGGAACAAGGAAAGCACCATGGAGGTGGGTGTCGTCATGATGCTCGTTGCCGCCATGGTGCTGCTGATCACCTTGAGGGGAGTGTCGAGATGA